One Aegilops tauschii subsp. strangulata cultivar AL8/78 chromosome 7, Aet v6.0, whole genome shotgun sequence genomic window carries:
- the LOC109747534 gene encoding uncharacterized protein — protein MQSEKGVLVAIPLSQIDSQSALASWLLGWFAGATDEEKEAMIHSVYGLWLARNEARDGKKIASPHEITESVWEHMSEWRSLHAPKVRVPVPKIAEKWKPPDEGWLKINSDGATSKHGNSAGGGAVIRDHEGTFRGGFCQYFPHVADPEAAEILACRRAIKVALDRNVQKVYLELDSQAVVQMIKQKERNLSPVGPWVQEIKAMPNSVEEFSVSWVQRYANVAAHKLARIGVGE, from the coding sequence ATGCAGTCGGAAAAGGGAGTTTTAGTGGCGATCCCACTGAGTCAGATCGACTCTCAGAGTGCATTAGCGAGCTGGTTACTGGGATGGTTCGCAGGAGCTACCGACGAGGAGAAGGAGGCGATGATACACTCGGTCTACGGACTGTGGTTGGCTCGGAACGAGGCAAGAGACGGCAAGAAGATAGCATCCCCGCATGAAATCACGGAGTCCGTGTGGGAGCATATGAGTGAATGGCGATCATTACATGCTCCCAAGGTGCGTGTTCCAGTACCCAAGATAGCTGAGAAATGGAAGCCTCCTGACGAGGGATGGCTAAAGATCAATTCTGATGGTGCCACATCGAAACATGGCAATAGTGCTGGTGGTGGTGCAGTCATCAGAGACCATGAGGGCACTTTTAGGGGAGGATTCTGTCAATATTTTCCACATGTAGCCGACCCAGAAGCAGCGGAAATCCTTGCGTGCAGGCGTGCGATTAAGGTAGCACTTGATAGGAATGTACAGAAGGTTTACTTGGAGCTGGATAGCCAAGCGGTCGTGCAGATGATCAAACAAAAGGAAAGGAATTTGTCTCCAGTAGGGCCATGGGTACAGGAGATCAAGGCGATGCCGAATTCAGTGGAGGAGTTCAGCGTTTCGTGGGTTCAGAGGTATGCCAATGTTGCCGCGCACAAGCTTGCGAGAATAGGTGTAGGTGAGTGA
- the LOC109747543 gene encoding hexose carrier protein HEX6 — protein sequence MAAGSVVGVSESNDGGGGGRVTMFVVLSCITAGMGGAIFGYDIGIAGGVLSMEPFLRKFFPDVYRRMKGDSHVSNYCKFDSQLLTAFTSSLYVAGLLTTFLASGVTARRGRRPSMLLGGAAFLAGAAVGGASLNVYMAILGRVLLGVGLGFANQAVPLYLSEMAPPRHRGAFSNGFQFSVGVGALAANVINFGTEKIKGGWGWRVSLSLAAVPAGLLLVGAVFLPETPNSLVQQGKDRREVAVLLRKIRGTDDVDRELDGIVAAADSGAVAGSSGLRMLLTQRRYRPQLVMAVAIPFFQQVTGINAIAFYAPVLLRTIGMGESASLLSAVVTGVVGAASTLLSMFLVDRFGRRTLFLAGGAQMLASQLLIGAIMAAKLGDDGGVSKTWAAALILLIAVYVAGFGWSWGPLGWLVPSEIFPLEVRSAGQGVTVATSFVFTVFVAQTFLAMLCRMRAGIFFFFAAWLAAMTVFVYLLLPETRGVPIEQVDRVWREHWFWRRVVGSEEAPASGKL from the coding sequence ATGGCGGCCGGCAGCGTCGTCGGCGTCTCCGAGAGCAAtgatggaggaggcggcggaagGGTCACCATGTTCGTGGTGCTGTCGTGCATCACCGCCGGCATGGGCGGCGCCATCTTCGGCTACGACATCGGCATCGCCGGCGGGGTGTTGTCCATGGAGCCTTTCCTGCGCAAGTTCTTCCCGGACGTGTACCGCCGGATGAAAGGCGACTCCCATGTCAGCAACTACTGCAAGTTCGACAGCCAGCTCCTCACCGCCTTCACCTCCTCGCTCTACGTCGCCGGCCTGCTCACCACGTTCCTCGCGTCCGGCGTCACGGCCCGCCGTGGCCGCCGCCCGTCCATGCTCCTTGGCGGGGCCGCCTTTCTCGCCGGCGCGGCCGTCGGAGGTGCGTCGCTGAACGTCTACATGGCCATCCTGGGGCGCGTGCTCCTCGGGGTCGGGCTGGGCTTCGCGAACCAGGCCGTCCCGCTGTACCTGTCTGAGATGGCGCCGCCGCGGCACCGCGGCGCGTTCAGCAACGGCTTCCAGTTCAGCGTCGGCGTCGGCGCGCTCGCGGCCAACGTCATCAACTTCGGCACGGAGAAGATCAAGGGAGGCTGGGGGTGGCGCGTCTCGCTGTCCCTCGCCGCCGTGCCGGCCGGGCTCCTGCTCGTTGGCGCGGTCTTCCTCCCGGAGACGCCCAACAGCCTCGTCCAGCAGGGCAAGGACCGCCGCGAGGTGGCGGTCTTGCTGCGTAAGATCCGCGGCACCGACGACGTCGACCGCGAACTCGACGGcatcgtcgccgccgccgacAGCGGTGCCGTGGCTGGCAGCAGCGGTCTCCGGATGCTCCTCACCCAGCGCCGGTACCGGCCGCAGCTGGTGATGGCCGTGGCGATCCCCTTCTTCCAGCAGGTGACGGGGATCAACGCGATCGCCTTCTACGCGCCGGTGCTGCTGCGCACGATCGGCATGGGCGAGAGCGCGTCGCTCCTGTCCGCGGTGGTCACGGGCGTGGTCGGCGCGGCCTCCACCCTCCTCTCCATGTTCCTCGTCGACCGTTTCGGCCGCCGCACGCTCTTCCTAGCCGGCGGCGCGCAGATGCTCGCGTCGCAGCTGCTGATCGGGGCCATCATGGCGGCGAAGCTGGGCGACGACGGCGGCGTGAGCAAGACATGGGCGGCGGCGCTGATCCTCCTGATCGCGGTGTACGTGGCCGGGTTCGGGTGGTCGTGGGGGCCGCTGGGGTGGCTGGTGCCGAGCGAGATCTTCCCGCTGGAGGTGCGGTCGGCGGGGCAGGGCGTGACGGTGGCGACGAGCTTCGTATTCACGGTGTTCGTGGCGCAGACGTTCCTGGCGATGCTGTGCCGCATGAGGGCCGGgattttcttcttcttcgcggcGTGGCTGGCGGCCATGACGGTGTTCGTGTACCTCCTGCTGCCGGAGACGAGGGGGGTGCCGATCGAGCAGGTGGACAGGGTGTGGCGTGAGCACTGGTTCTGGAGGAGGGTCGTGGGATCCGAGGAGGCGCCAGCGAGCGGGAAACTCTGA